The Prosthecobacter debontii genomic sequence GCGATTCCGTGGCACTCATCACCGATGGCCGTTTCTCCGGAGCGACCCGAGGAGGAGCGATCGGCCATGTTTCACCTGAAGCTGCCGCAGGAGGCCCCATCGCCTTCATCGAACCAGGAGATCGCATCGCTATTAACATCCCCGCACGAAGCATCACGCTCTTGGTTTCCGACCAAGAACTGAGCGAACGTCGAGAGCGCTGGACACCTCCCGCCCCTAAAATCACCCGTGGATATTTAGCTCGTTATGCTGCCATGGTAGGAAGCGCGGACACTGGGGCGGTATTAGCGATGTAAGCGGTCATTACTTTATGACTTTCCTCGATCTAGATTTGAGCCTCGACGTAACCTGGAAGATCATGCCAGTTATCTTCACATGCATTTTCTACTCACCAATGACGATGGTTACGAGGCTCCGGGGCTAGCCGCTTTAGCAACAGCGATTTCAGCTTTGCCTGGAGTGCGGGTGTCCATCGTCGCTCCAGAAGATGAGCAATCCATGTGCGGGCACGGCGTCACCACTCGTCGTGCCCTCCACGTGCGCGAGCGCGGAGCAGATCGCTGGTCGGTTACGGGCATGCCCGCCGATTGCGTCCGCATCGCCCTCTATGCCCTGAATTTAAAGCCCGACTGGGTGATCTCAGGAGTCAACGCCGGTGGTAACCTGGGGCAAGACATTGTCATCTCAGGCACGCTGTCAGCCGCCCGAGAAGCCGCCTACCACGGCATCGCGGCCATGGCATTCTCTCATTATCTGATCAAAGGCATCGAAGTGGACTGGTCACGCACGTCCGAGTGGGTGCATGAAATCATTCGCACCCTCTCCGCGGAGCGCCTGCATGATGGGGAGTTTTGGAATGTAAATTTTCCACATCATCCGCCAGGGCCTAGGGTCATGCCTGCGTTGGTGAGATGTTATCCCGAACGCCAGCCTCTGAATGTCGCCTACACGGCTTTGGGAGAAGGCAGCTATCATTACACAGCCTCCTATTCAGAACGCCCCCGCATCCCAGGCTCGGATGTGGATGTCTGCTTCGGTGGACAGATTGCCGTCTCCCGATTGAAGTTATGAGTGAAAGACGTGATTCCGGCAATGCTCTTCCTGATGCCTGGTCCATTCCAGGCATCATCGCCCGCATCACGAAACATCCCTGGCTGCGCCGCCAAGCTCTCTCGTGGTTCATTTCTCTCGACGCATTTTTTCATCCGACACTCCTCGGCCAACCGATGAACCGTGCCGAAATCGGGCTTTTGGGGGAAATCCTGGGCGCACGCTGGTTACATTGTCAGAATCGCAAAATTCTCTATCGCAACTACAGGGGCTCTCGCCGGGGCGAGGTGGACATCGTCGCCAGACATGGTGAAACCCTCACATTCATTGAGGTTAAAACACGCACAAGCCGTGGATTTGGCCGCCCAGCTGATGCCGTCAATCCAGATAAACAAAGGTTGATCCAGCGTGGTGCTCTGGATTGGCTACGACTTCTAGGGAAACCGAAAATTCCTCACCGATTCGATATTTTAGAGGTGCTACTGGTTCCAGGAGAGCCCCCTCACCTGCACATCATCGAAAACGCTTTCACCCTGCCCGATTCTGCTCTGAGCGGACGATGATCACTTCATGCTTTGACATCGCAAAGGCAACCCGCTAAACCTTGCGACCCCAAAACCATCGCAACCCGACTATGAGCAAAAACTCCGCGAAGAAGATCATCAACGATCCCCTGAAATG encodes the following:
- the surE gene encoding 5'/3'-nucleotidase SurE, translating into MHFLLTNDDGYEAPGLAALATAISALPGVRVSIVAPEDEQSMCGHGVTTRRALHVRERGADRWSVTGMPADCVRIALYALNLKPDWVISGVNAGGNLGQDIVISGTLSAAREAAYHGIAAMAFSHYLIKGIEVDWSRTSEWVHEIIRTLSAERLHDGEFWNVNFPHHPPGPRVMPALVRCYPERQPLNVAYTALGEGSYHYTASYSERPRIPGSDVDVCFGGQIAVSRLKL
- a CDS encoding YraN family protein: MSERRDSGNALPDAWSIPGIIARITKHPWLRRQALSWFISLDAFFHPTLLGQPMNRAEIGLLGEILGARWLHCQNRKILYRNYRGSRRGEVDIVARHGETLTFIEVKTRTSRGFGRPADAVNPDKQRLIQRGALDWLRLLGKPKIPHRFDILEVLLVPGEPPHLHIIENAFTLPDSALSGR